One genomic region from Rhizophagus irregularis chromosome 23, complete sequence encodes:
- a CDS encoding uncharacterized protein (SECRETED:cutsite_VYS-YP; SECRETED:prob_0.8169); SECRETED:SignalP(1-25), translating into MRNFLFYILSIIVILSLLHTSSVYSYPVGSCDIENCEDEMAEREYNPDPWSDEELTVLDLPEIFNIML; encoded by the exons atgcgcaacttcttattttatattttatccatCATcgttattttatctttattacaCACATCGTCGGTATATTCATACCCAGTAGGGTCATGCGATATTGAAA attGTGAAGACGAAATGGCAGAACGTGAATATAATCCGGATCCATG GTCAGATGAAGAGCTAACAGTGCTCGATCTTcc ggagatatttaatatcatgttataa
- a CDS encoding uncharacterized protein (SECRETED:cutsite_VYS-YP; SECRETED:prob_0.8188); SECRETED:SignalP(1-25), protein MRNFLFYILSIIVILSLLHTSSVYSYPVGSCDIENCEDEMAEREYNPDPWSDEELTVLDLPVKNKLLQVLLNSFVAGF, encoded by the exons atgcgcaacttcttattttatattttatccatCATcgttattttatctttattacaCACATCGTCGGTATATTCATACCCAGTAGGGTCATGCGATATTGAAA attGTGAAGACGAAATGGCAGAACGTGAATATAATCCGGATCCATG GTCAGATGAAGAGCTAACAGTGCTCGATCTTcc agtaAAAAACAAGCTGCTTCAAGTTCTATTAAACTCATTCGTGGCAGGTTTCTAG